CGGACAAGGGGTACTACAGTGCAGCGCGCCGTGTCCGTATTAGACGGCGCGCTGTGTTCTTGGTTCTTGCTTGAGCTTTAATTCATTTCGCTGCGATGGCTGCAGTAGCTTCCTGCTGGCGACGGTACCGGATCGACGACCAGACCGAGGCGGCAATGAACGCCACACCAATCAGGCCGGTAAAGATTTCCGGCACGTGGAACTTCATACTGGCCAACATGATCGCCGCCAGGATACCGATGGCGTAGTGGGCGCCGTGTTCAAGGTACACGAACTGGTCGAGCGTACCCTTTTTTACCAGGTACACCGTCATCGAACGCACGAACATCGCGCCAATGGCCAGGCCCAGCATGATGATCACGACGTCGGTGGTGATGGCAAACGCGCCGATCACGCCGTCAAAGCTGAACGATGCATCGAGTACTTCCAGGTACAGGAAACCACCGATACCGCCTTTTTTGACCATGTCGCCGACATCGCTGCCGCCTTCTTCCTCTTTTTCCAGCAGGCTGCTGATGGCGTCGACACCGACGTACACCAGGATGCCCCACAGGCCCGAGATCAGCACGACCAGTTTTTGCGCTTCGGTCACGATGCTCATGCAGCCCAGCAGTACGGCCAGCGAAATCATCACCGAGATCGACGAGACCTTGCCGAGCGAACCGAGTTTCTTCTCGAAGTTACCGAGCCAGTGCACTTCCTTGTCATCATCGAGCAGGAAGTTCAGGAACACCAGCAGCAGGAACATGCCGCCGAAGGCCGCCACTTCCGCGTGGTGGTTGGTCAGGTGCATCGAATAGGTTTTCGGGTCGTTCAGCGCCAGGGTCCACACATCCATGATGCTGATGTCGGCCGCCACGGCCACGATGACCAGCGGGAACAGCAATCGCATACCGAACACGGCAATGATGATGCCCAGGCCCAGGAACAGCTTTTGCCAGAACTCGTCCCAGTTCTTCAGGACCGACGCGTTGACCACCGCGTTATCGAACGACAGCGACACTTCCATCGCCGCCAGGATCACCGCCACGCCGAACGCCGACAGCGCCCCGCTCCATCCGCCCAACTCGTAACCCCACCAGCCGGCCAAACCCAGGCAGATGAAGGTCACGAGGAAGGAAATTCTGAAATGCTTCATGGATTTTCTCTCGTTATAAGTAGTGAATCTAGTTATGAATCGACTGCTCGAGTATAGGGTCTGACAACATATTTAAAAATAGAAGATAATTGAAGTATTACTTCGGAATAATTGAAGGGTTGAGTGTGAAAACCAGCGGCTTGAACTACCGTCATTTATACTTTTTCTGGATCGTCGCCAAGGAGGGCGGCGTGACCCGCGCGGCCGAACGGCTGGGACTGGCGGTGCAGACCATCAGCATGCAGCTCTCCGCGCTGGAGCTATCGATCGGCAAGCAACTGCTCGAACCGCAAGGCCGGCGCCTGGTGCCCACCGAGGCCGGCCGGCTGGCCTTCAGCTATTGCGAGCAGATTTTCCTGCTGGGCGACCAGTTGCAAGATGCGCTCGACGAAGCCGAGGCCGGCAAGATGCGGCTCACGGTGGGCATATCGGACTCGTTACCGAAGCTGATCGCGTTCCGCCTGCTGCAGGCCACGCAAACCATGTCCAAGCAGGTGCGGCTGGTATGCATGGAGGACGAATTCGAAAACCTGCTGGCCGATCTCGCTTTGGGCAAGCTCGACGTGGTACTGACCGACCGCACCGTGCGCGCCGGCGGCAGCCTGAAAGTGTTCAGCCACCTGCTGGGCGAAAGCGACATGAAACTGTTCGGCGTGCCGCGCTTGGCGGATAAATACCGGGGCAACTTCCCGGCCAGCCTGCACCACGCACCACTCCTGGTGCCCACCCGCAACAACGCGCTGCGCGGACGCATCGACACCTGGCTGGTGCAACACAAGGTAAGGGCCGAGATCGCCGGCGAATTCGAAGACAACGCCATGCTCAACACCTTCGGGCGCAACGGCATGGGCCTGTTTTTCGCGCCGTCGGCGCTGGCGCACGATATCGAAGACCAGCTCGGCGCCGTGCTGGTCGGCGACGCGCCCGAGCTGCGCGAGCATTTTTACGCCATCTCGAACGAGCGCAAGATCCGCCATCCGGCCATCGAGGCCATCATCTCCACCGTCCACAGCGGCCTCTTCGCCCACTGACCCTCCCCTACTTCGTACTTCGGGGTCAGTGCCGACATTCGGACATTTTTGAACCTTTTTATTGAATTATGCGTCAACAAAAAAGTTCCGCAATGTCCGAATGTCGGCACTGACCCTCGAATTGGGCCCTCCCGAAAGAGGCAATTCGTGCTGCTTTTGGCCGCTGTCGTTTAAGATAAGCGTTTTATACGAAGAAATTCGCCGCTCGGCCCCTATGCAAAACGTTCTGCTTGTCGTGCTCGCCCTATTCCTGGTCGCGCTCAATGGATTCTTTGTGGCGGCCGAATTCGGCATAGTCACGCTGCGTAAAACCCGGGTACGGGCGATTGCCAAGACGCAGGGACTGCGGGGGCGCATCCTCGGCAAGGTGCACGGCGAGCTCGATGCCTACCTGTCGGCCTGCCAGCTGGGCATCACGCTGGCCTCGCTGGGCCTGGGCTGGGTGGGCGAACCGGCGTTTGCCAGCCTGCTCGAGCCGCTGCTCACCGCCATCGGCATCACCAAGCCCGAGGTGGTGCACGGCATCGCCTTCGTGTTTGCCTTCAGCGTGATTTCATTCCTGCACATCGTGGTGGGCGAGCTGGCGCCGAAATCGCTGGCGATCCGCATGCCCGAGGTGGTGGGCTTGTGGTGCGCGCCGCCGTTGTATATTTTCTACTGGATCATGTACCCGTTCATCTGGGTGCTCAATGCCAGCGCCAACATGGTGCTGCGCATCGCTGGCCTGGCCGGCAAGGGCGGCCACGACAGCCATTACTCGGTCGAGGAACTCAAGCTGATCCTGCGCACCAGCCAACCTGGCGAAAAATTCAACAAGGACGAGCGCAACATCCTGGCCCATTCGCTCGATTTTTCCGACCTGGCCGTCTCCGACCTGATGCGTCCGATTAACGAGGTGATCAGCCTGCACGCGAGCCGCACCCTGGCCGACAACCTCGACACCATGCTGCGCAACCGCTTCAGCCGCTACCCGTATTACGACCGCGACGGCGAAACCGTGCTGGGCGTGGTGCACCTGAAAGACCTGTTCTTCGCCCAGCAGTCGGGCAAGCCGATCACCGACCTGGTGCCGTTCCTGCGGCCGGTGGAAACCATCTCGGCACGCACGCCGGCGCTGGAACAGTTCCGCCGTTTCCGCGACGGCGCCCCGCACTTCGCGCTGATCGGCGAAAAAAACAAGCGTCCGGTCGGCTTCATCACGCTCGACAACCTGCTGGGCGCGATGGTCGGCGAAATCCACGACGAATTCCGCCTCAACGAAAACGACTGGCTCAAGCAGCCGGACGGCACGCTGATCGGCAAGGCCAGCCTGCCGATCTTCTCGCTCGAACGCACCCTCGGCATCGATATCGAGAACGAGGAACTGGGCATGGAGGAAGTGGAATCGGTGGGCGGCCTGATCATGGTGAAACTCGGCGACATCCCCAAGCAGGGCCAGCGCATCAGTTTCCGCCATTTCGATATCGTGGCAAAAAAAATGAACGGACCGCGTATCTTGCTGGTCAAAGTGATACCGAAGGACGATACCGAGGATAATGCGGATCTGGATTGAGCGCGCAGCTTAGCGCTGGCGACGCCTGCGGTGGGCGATAATGCGCTCGATCGCAAACGCTAGCAGCACCCCCACCGTGTACGCCACCAGGTCCAGCCAGCCAAACGCCGTGCCCAGCACCAGGTGCCCCATCGGATGCGCGCGCACTGCCACGATCCACGGCGCCTGGTACAGCTGGCCGAACTCCACCACGTAAGAAATCGCCAGCGCGCCCAGCGCCAGCCGGGCAACGCTCCAGCGCGGCGCGATCATGGCCAGGCCGAAGAACACCATCATGGTCCAGAGCGCGTCGCCCGGGTACTTGCCCAGCGCGGCCGGCAACAGCCCTGGATACCGGCGCGACGCCAGGCCCAGCGCGATGACCGCCAGCACGATCGCGCCATACACCAGCCGGTTGCGCGGCTCGCTCGATGAACTCACACCTGCGCGGTGTAGTGGCGTAACAATCCCATGCCTACCGCCAGCAGGGTCGGACCGATGAACAATCCGACAAAGCCGAATGCCAGCACGCCACCCATCACGCCCAGCAGCACCAGGATGAAGGGCAAGCTGCTGCCACGGCTGATCAAGAGCGGCTTGACCACGTTATCGACGCCGCTGATCAACAGCACGCCCCACACCGCCATGAAAATGGCCCAGCCGGTCTGGCCGTGGTCGAACAGCCAGATGGTGGCGCCGATCCAGATGATCGGCGGTCCGACGGGGATCAGCGACAGCAAAAAGGTGGCGACTGACAGCAGCGCCACGGCCGGCACGCCGGCGATCAGGAAACCCACCGCCGCCACCACCGATTGCGCCAGCGCCGTGCCCAGCAAGCCATACATCACGCCGCGCACGGTGCGGCTGATGGTGTCCGATACCGACGTCGCCTGCTCCGCGCCGATCAGCTTGTCCATGGCCCGGCCCAGCGACGACAGCATGGTGACGCCGTCGCGGTACAGGAAGAAGCTGACGAACACGGCCAGGCTCACCTGGGCCACGCCGCTGCCGAGCAGCACGCCGCCGCCGAGCAGCAGGTGGCGCGCCGGTTCGAGCAGGTTCTTGGCGACGCCGAGCAACTCCTCGCGGCTGCCCAGCAGGCGGCGCAAATACGTGTCGATCATCTCGCCCACCAGCGGCAGGTCGCGCAGCCAGGCCGGCGGCGCCAGCGTGCCACTGCCGAGGCTGGCCTTGAAGTGGTCGTAGAACGACGCGGCGTTGTCGGCGATATTCCAGGTCACCAGCGTGAGCGGCACCAGGATTAACAAGGTCAAGCCCACGCTCATGATGGCGGCGGCCAGCGAGCGCCGGCCCTTGACCTTGTTCAGCAGGCGCAAGTACAGCGGCCAGCTTGAAATGGTGATGGCGCAGGCGAACAGGATGGCGGCCACGAACGGGCGCAACACGATCAGGCAGCCGATGACCAGCAGGATGACGGCGGCAAGCCGGGTGAAGGGTTGAAAGCGCTGGCGCATGGGAATTTACAGCAGTTGTTGAATGTCGTGAACGATGGCCGCCTGGCCCTTGGCATGCGGCACCATCAGGCGCACCTTGCCGTTCTTGTCGAAGATGTAGCTGGCCGCCGTGTGGTCCACCGAGTAGTTGGCGGCGTCGGTGCCGGGCACCTTGGCGTAGAAGATCTTGAATTCCTTGGCCACCGCTGCAGTCTGGTCAGGCGTGCCGTACAGGCCGATGAAGCGCGGATCGAAGGTGGGCACGTATTGCGCCAGCAGCGGCTGGGTGTCGCGCTCGGGATCGACGGTGACGAACAGCACCTGCACCTGGTCGGCCTTGGGGCCGAGGGCTTTCATCACGCCGGCCATCTCGGCCATGGTGGTGGGGCAGACGTCGGGGCACTGGGTAAAGCCGAAGAACATCACCACCACCTTGCCCCGGAAGTCGGCCATGGTGCGCGGCTTGCCCGTGTGATCAATCAGCGCGAAGTCTTTCGCAAAGGCGGCGCCGGTGATGTCGACATTCTGGAACGACTGCGAAGACGATTTTTCGCTACAGCCGGTCAGCAACATGGAAACGGCCAGCACGGCCGAAGCGAACAGTTTCTTCATATTTTGATGTAATGGTCCACCAGCAGCGCCGCGAACAGCAAGCCCAGGTACATGATCGACCAGGCAAAGGCCTTGCGGGCCACCTGGTCGGAATAATGGCGATAAATCTTCCACGAATGGTGCAGGAAGACCGCATTGAGGATGATCGCAGAAACCAGGTAAATCAGTCCGCTCATTTGCACCACGTAGGGCAGCACGGTGGTGGCCGCCAGCGCGATCGAGTACAGCCACACGTGGAACTGCGTGTATTCCATGCCGTGCGTGACCGGCAGCATCGGCAGGCCCGACTTGGCGTAGTCGTCGCGGCGGTACAGCGCCAGCGCCCAGAAATGCGGCGGCGTCCAGACAAAAATGATCATCACCAGCAGCCACGCTTCGGCCGGTACTTCGTTGGTCATCGCGGCCCAGCCCAGGGCCGGCGGCATGGCGCCCGACAGGCCACCGATGACGATGTTCTGCGGCGTGGCAGGCTTCAGGATCATCGTATAGATCACGGCGTAGCCGACAAAGCTGAAGAACGTGAGCCACATGGTGAGCGGATTGACCAGCGCATACAAGATCCACATGCCGGCGCCGCCGATCAGCAGCGCGAACACCACGGTTTCGCCCACGGTCACGTCGCCCATGGCGTTCGGACGGCGCGCGGTGCGGGCCATGCGGGCGTCGATTTCACGCTCGGCCAGGCAGTTGACCGCGAAGGCGGCGCTGGTGAGCAGGAAAATGCCCAGCGTGGCCGGCACCGCCACGCGCCAGTCCGGAATGCCATCCGTCGCCAGGAACATGCCGATGATGGCGCAAAACACCGCCATCTGGGTGATGCGCGGCTTGGTCAGCGCCCAGAACTGCGAGGCGCGGCGGGAAGGTTTGGTCAGAGTGTGCGTGGTCATGATGTCATTTCGAAGCGCTTGGCCAGAAGGCAAGCTATTGCTGCTTCAGCGGTAAATGGTGCGATAA
This is a stretch of genomic DNA from Duganella zoogloeoides. It encodes these proteins:
- the cyoE gene encoding heme o synthase, which encodes MTTHTLTKPSRRASQFWALTKPRITQMAVFCAIIGMFLATDGIPDWRVAVPATLGIFLLTSAAFAVNCLAEREIDARMARTARRPNAMGDVTVGETVVFALLIGGAGMWILYALVNPLTMWLTFFSFVGYAVIYTMILKPATPQNIVIGGLSGAMPPALGWAAMTNEVPAEAWLLVMIIFVWTPPHFWALALYRRDDYAKSGLPMLPVTHGMEYTQFHVWLYSIALAATTVLPYVVQMSGLIYLVSAIILNAVFLHHSWKIYRHYSDQVARKAFAWSIMYLGLLFAALLVDHYIKI
- a CDS encoding AI-2E family transporter, which gives rise to MRQRFQPFTRLAAVILLVIGCLIVLRPFVAAILFACAITISSWPLYLRLLNKVKGRRSLAAAIMSVGLTLLILVPLTLVTWNIADNAASFYDHFKASLGSGTLAPPAWLRDLPLVGEMIDTYLRRLLGSREELLGVAKNLLEPARHLLLGGGVLLGSGVAQVSLAVFVSFFLYRDGVTMLSSLGRAMDKLIGAEQATSVSDTISRTVRGVMYGLLGTALAQSVVAAVGFLIAGVPAVALLSVATFLLSLIPVGPPIIWIGATIWLFDHGQTGWAIFMAVWGVLLISGVDNVVKPLLISRGSSLPFILVLLGVMGGVLAFGFVGLFIGPTLLAVGMGLLRHYTAQV
- the nhaR gene encoding transcriptional activator NhaR, whose protein sequence is MKTSGLNYRHLYFFWIVAKEGGVTRAAERLGLAVQTISMQLSALELSIGKQLLEPQGRRLVPTEAGRLAFSYCEQIFLLGDQLQDALDEAEAGKMRLTVGISDSLPKLIAFRLLQATQTMSKQVRLVCMEDEFENLLADLALGKLDVVLTDRTVRAGGSLKVFSHLLGESDMKLFGVPRLADKYRGNFPASLHHAPLLVPTRNNALRGRIDTWLVQHKVRAEIAGEFEDNAMLNTFGRNGMGLFFAPSALAHDIEDQLGAVLVGDAPELREHFYAISNERKIRHPAIEAIISTVHSGLFAH
- a CDS encoding SCO family protein; translated protein: MKKLFASAVLAVSMLLTGCSEKSSSQSFQNVDITGAAFAKDFALIDHTGKPRTMADFRGKVVVMFFGFTQCPDVCPTTMAEMAGVMKALGPKADQVQVLFVTVDPERDTQPLLAQYVPTFDPRFIGLYGTPDQTAAVAKEFKIFYAKVPGTDAANYSVDHTAASYIFDKNGKVRLMVPHAKGQAAIVHDIQQLL
- a CDS encoding hemolysin family protein, translating into MQNVLLVVLALFLVALNGFFVAAEFGIVTLRKTRVRAIAKTQGLRGRILGKVHGELDAYLSACQLGITLASLGLGWVGEPAFASLLEPLLTAIGITKPEVVHGIAFVFAFSVISFLHIVVGELAPKSLAIRMPEVVGLWCAPPLYIFYWIMYPFIWVLNASANMVLRIAGLAGKGGHDSHYSVEELKLILRTSQPGEKFNKDERNILAHSLDFSDLAVSDLMRPINEVISLHASRTLADNLDTMLRNRFSRYPYYDRDGETVLGVVHLKDLFFAQQSGKPITDLVPFLRPVETISARTPALEQFRRFRDGAPHFALIGEKNKRPVGFITLDNLLGAMVGEIHDEFRLNENDWLKQPDGTLIGKASLPIFSLERTLGIDIENEELGMEEVESVGGLIMVKLGDIPKQGQRISFRHFDIVAKKMNGPRILLVKVIPKDDTEDNADLD
- a CDS encoding DUF475 domain-containing protein; the encoded protein is MKHFRISFLVTFICLGLAGWWGYELGGWSGALSAFGVAVILAAMEVSLSFDNAVVNASVLKNWDEFWQKLFLGLGIIIAVFGMRLLFPLVIVAVAADISIMDVWTLALNDPKTYSMHLTNHHAEVAAFGGMFLLLVFLNFLLDDDKEVHWLGNFEKKLGSLGKVSSISVMISLAVLLGCMSIVTEAQKLVVLISGLWGILVYVGVDAISSLLEKEEEGGSDVGDMVKKGGIGGFLYLEVLDASFSFDGVIGAFAITTDVVIIMLGLAIGAMFVRSMTVYLVKKGTLDQFVYLEHGAHYAIGILAAIMLASMKFHVPEIFTGLIGVAFIAASVWSSIRYRRQQEATAAIAAK
- a CDS encoding ribosomal maturation YjgA family protein — protein: MSSSSEPRNRLVYGAIVLAVIALGLASRRYPGLLPAALGKYPGDALWTMMVFFGLAMIAPRWSVARLALGALAISYVVEFGQLYQAPWIVAVRAHPMGHLVLGTAFGWLDLVAYTVGVLLAFAIERIIAHRRRRQR